Below is a genomic region from Henckelia pumila isolate YLH828 chromosome 3, ASM3356847v2, whole genome shotgun sequence.
CCACAGTGTCATTGGAGACCACATGGCATGCCATGGAAGATTTAGTATCAATGGGTTTGGTGCGGAGCATTGGGATCAGGTAAGTCTGATCTTATCCTTTTCAATGATGTTTTCTCTAGTTGGTTTAAGGCTAAGCTCTGGGAAGTAAGGAATTTCTTCTTTAACATCTCTTGGCAATTGGCATGCAGAAACATAGAAAGGATAAGTTTGAATCTTAGAAGTAGCTAAAAGCAATCACGCTCTTCCATGTTTTTCCTTGAAAAATGAGGGTAAAATTCAAAGTATTCCCCAATGTCGATTTATGTTTCAAATCCATCCACATCTTTATTTGATTTCCATCCTCGTGTGTCGTGTCTATGATTCTCTTCTTTCAGCAATACTTTACTAATAATTACGGAATTACCCTTGTTAATTGTTATATGCAACCTACATTcaaattttttgcaaaaatgcaCTTAATCCCTCATctcaaatatttgatttttgataattgataatattattgaaaaatatatacatGCTGATGCTATACATGAGCAAATATACcgttttcatatatttttacaTGATACAGCTATGTTAGTGGAGCAGTAATCAAATTCAATAATTTGACAATTTTTTGATATGCTAAAAAGTAATGCTTTAATTAAGTTCTACCAGACTACCAGTACCAATAGACATCATTTGAGCAATGatgaaattcaataattaaaatttatgctAAGTTCCGTTATGAACTTTTATGAAATACTGTAATGAGAAAACTATTGTTTAGTAAATAAATCTCTGTTGATGTTCAAGGAAATACAAACCTATAGTCCATGGTCTCAGAAGACTTACTATTTTTCAGCAATTCCTTCTGTCATAATGATTTGCACAAGTGGCCAGATCTTCTGCTGATTTATGGTTCTCATCCAATGATAAATGCATGGGAAACCTCCTAGCTTGGTGGAATTCTGGGAATAATTTGGACGATAGAAATAAACAGAAAACTGTTATCTAATTAAATTTCGTCTTCACTTTGAAAGCTATACTAGTGAACATTACATTTCGTTGCAATGTGTTTGATCACTATTTATGTGCAGCAACTATGACATATATCTAACAAGAGACTGCTTAGCCTATGCCAAAGTGAAGCCTGCAGTGAATCAGATTGAAACACATCCTTATTTCCAACGAGATTCTCTTGTCAAGTTCTGCCAGAAACACGGTGTTTGTGTTACAGCGCACACCCCTCTTGGAGGCGCTGCATCTAATACCGAATGGTTTGGTTCAGTATCATGTTTGGAAGACTCGGTTCTTAAAGTACTTCTTTATATCTTTAGTATACCTTTTTTAAATTTTGCACAACTCTGTTATCCACTTGTTGATTAATAACTTCTGAATTCTGCTTCTATCTATCAGGGTCTTGCCAAGAAGTATAATAAGACCGTGGCTCAGATTGCTCTTCGATGGGGTATTCAAAGAAACACAGTCGTCATACCTAAATCATCAAAACCTGATAGACTGGAAGAGAATTTTCTAGTGTTCGACTTTGAGATTGCCAAAGAAGACATGGAACTGATCAAGAGTGTGGATCGCAGCTATCGAACCAATCAACCTGCCAAATTTTGGGGCATAGATTTGTATGCTTGAGTTGAATTTGTAATTCATAGTCTTTATCTTGATCTTGTGAAAATAAATACATTGACATTGTTGAGAAATTTGAAGTATTTGCTGTTGCGCACTCTAAATGGTGCATGAACCAGATGTGATTCACTCCTGAAAGAAAATTTGACGTTGCCTTTCATGTTTAAAGTGTTAATTGTATATGTTGGCATTCATGTGAGAGTGTGCATGTGTGGCTAGTAATACATGTTTCTTCCATTCTATTCTCGTTTTGATAAATGCAAACTTTAGATTTATCTACTTTCGAATTGTGTTTGCCATTTCAATTATGTGAAGTCTAGAtttaaacaataataataaaatgtgTCGCCGAAGATCAAATATTTTGATGGATTGGTACTTGCACTCAAAACTTAACGCGACGTGCAACCAAGCTAAAAAGAATGGCAATTAAAAAATCTCCAAGTGATAATTTGCTCAACAGTCGAAAGGCATATCCGCATATAATACATTAATCCTCATAGCATACCATAATTTATATAGCCAATTCAAAAGCACACAAGAAAATACAGAAACGTGTAATAACTGATACAAAAGTACATATGCAGGGAGGGTGATAGTAAACACTAGTAAATAAAAGGAATAATGGCACGACGGTTTTTAGGATAATTGTCGAATTTATGTAGATACCACTTCTGGGTTTCAGCTGCAGCCAAAGCGAGATTTGCCACCTGCAAAATTTAAATACCACAAAGCAAAAATTTGAGATCAGATGCAGGCGAAGGGTGCGGTGCATTATTTGTTCAAGGTTCTCGAACGACATACCACAAACCCAAAGAGTAACCATACTGTAACATCAGAAAAACCACTAGCAATCACAAGTCCGCCATATATAACCTATACAAGAAAAGGCAAGGAAATATTAGTAACTAGAGCCTCCATAGCAAAATAGTTTTCCGGAAAGGCATAAGGTTCATAACATCATATTATAGAAAAATGCCGTACAATTTCAGCGAGATAATGTGCGGAGGAAGCATATTCAAACCAGTCCCCGCAAGGGATTGCATAATCATTAACTTGGTCCTCGTCCTCTCTTAATGAGCCCTGGGTTTTTTTAAGGACAGGAAGAAAATATGGTAAGCTCTCGGCATGTGAGTAAACTGGTATTTTGTTCGTGTCAAACATAAGTGACAGCAAGCAAAAAGAAAAGCTAATTTGCAGCTTGTACATGTACTGAGAATTAATACAAGTAATCTATAACAGAATTACAAAAACTTACTAGAATGGCGTGGCAACGATACTGGTGAATCCAACCGAAAAAGAAAACAGCAGCACCAAGCCATGCATGCCATTTAAGTAGTAAGAGAGGATTCACATGTCCCCAGACATCATATTCTGTGATTTTCATTCTATCCTTCCCTTTGACAACAAACTCAGCAATTAGGTTTGTCACAAATTGGAGAACCTCTGAGGCATACTTGGAACAAAGGGACAGTGGAGCTGCTGTATAGAAACTTGTCAGAAAAATAAGTAATCAGATGAGGGTGAAATCTGCATAGCATTGCCATTTTAATAGAGCAGTAAAGTTCAGATTGTTTTTCGACATAATCCAACAAGAAAGCGCCATAAATATGGAAGAAAATCACTTCCAGAAACTCGTCAAGAATTTGGCTTACTGAACTTGGAATGAAAAAATGAATTTGCCACGCACTAACATACATGATACATGTCATTATTCTACAAATGAAGTTGTTTAGAGGGGAATCAAAGACACGagactattttaaaaaaatgtcaatACTTACAATAGTCCTGTCAGATAGCCAAAAATATGCATTCGAGCTGAAGGACTATACTTAAACACGTATATGGATTCAAAAAGACGCCGCAATACTTGAACTTCCATcaacaaaagcaaaaacacaGATCTCCATATCATATGCTTGCTTTTCCTCAGAGATGAACTCCCTTCGTGAAACCAAAAATCATGAGAAAATCCTGTCAAGTGACTGGCTATACTGGAATATAGCAATGGCTGAGAAACTCTAGGTGCAATTCTGTACGCATACATCCACGTGAAAACGAGCAGAATTGTAGTCCATACAACCGCCAACACGTAGAAATGACAAAAGTACTTCTGAGGAACCGTGAATTTCtgaaatgacaaaaaaaaacaaacaattgACCGCAAAGATTATATCTTTGCAATTATGTGTCCACAAAACATACAGAAAAAATTTACAGCAGTGAAAAACAACAAAGCCCCAATCTAGTAATCTACAACCATCGTGACCAACAAAAagcaaaagaaagaaagaacatCACTTCAACATGGATCGAATTCACGGAAACAGAAACAAAATCAAAGAACCCAAAAATTATAACTCACATGGGAAGAAGATTTCATAATCTTTCCACGCTTAGCTAGCCCTAGCACAAAACTGTGAAAAGCATTCAGCTTGGAAGAAGGTATGGACGCGATTAAAATGGGAAGAATCCCAGCAATCCACGCAGCGCAAAGCAGAGAAGCGAGAATCATCGTCGAAAGAAGAAGGAGGTAGCGTATAATCGAAAACAAATTCAGGGCAAACGCACCGGATTATCGATTGACTACGATTGCGTGGAGTGAAGTTCTGGAATGTGTGTAGAAAACCATTAATGGAGAGTTGGAAGAGTTTTGAAGCTCCGTAAAAGCGGGGAAATCAACTTTGCCGTAAAAACGTGTCACCCGATACCACTTTCTCTTGCCGtacaaaattataattatattttgtcaacatcaacaaaataaaactgTCTCTTTTAGTATTTGTATGtatatagaaattttttttaatgacgtGAGAACTCGTAGATGTTATTTTTCAGTGTATATTGGATCAACGATAAACCTTGGATTGACTTAGAGGGTGTTTGGTTAGGCTTATTAAAAAGAGGTTATAAGCtcttagagcttaaaagctgttttacgagcttataagctattagaacttattttaaaaataagctgttaaagtTTTTcggtaaacttattttaaataacttaaagatattaatatttttggtattataagatctttttattatcaaaattaccaaaaagagtataattctatgaaaataatattttgagttatacacgtacgaaaatagttttagaataaatttatattaaaaaataaaattgttttaatattttatttttagaaaaatttatgtgatttgtaatttttttaaataatatttaatatttaataagtGGAGGATAAGATagagatttattaaaatattcaaggatattttagagatatgaaatattaaaataagatcttttttaaaaaaatacctccctttacttttttaaaaacaacttataagctgttaaacagcttattttgacaacttataagctgtttttaaaaaaatttaccaaacacattttcagagcttaaaagctctaaaacagCTTATAGCTTTTAAGCTCTGCCAAATACCATCTTAAacgataattaaataaatcgcaCTAGACAAATGTTGTACGGCGGCAGGCTAATCAAACACTTAGGGTTTTGACCAAATGATTACATCCTCCGAACATCTCGTTGGAGGGACATTTGtatataattttgtttttttaattgtaCGGGATGTGATTAGTTTTTCGGGGCATCAATCCTAAACGTCATTCAATATTAATAATTGATGCACATATGTCAATACATAAATAGGGgcgtaatatatttatattttaaagatATTTTCATATAAATGATATTTCATATGGAATAAAgatctaaaaatattatatttttatgaaactCTTGGAGATGAATCAAATATTTGTTatgttaaattaaatataatcatttaaaaagttaaaaatatagataaagatgaaaaaatattttattagatataaatatatgatagttatagataattttaaaaaaataggatAAAACTAgtttttatcatatttttaaaattaagataaagtatttttgtaatttttatgggtgttttttttttggaaaatttcacCCTGTAGGACTCTGCCCTAATTTACCCAACTTATGAGTTGGCAGttaaaaaattaagcttttactttactttttaaaaagtcAAATATCACATTTTTAATCATTTCAATGGATTTTTGGGATACTCTTGAAAAAAAGATTTTAGGGATTAATTACCCAACATAACACTAttttttaacaatttttttatttctacaaaggattttcaaataaaaatttatccACTCATTACTTCGAGACTTCGACTCGAGTTCAACACAAAAATTATTAGCCTAAAATATTTTCACTTTCGAATTTTGAATCGATTGTTATTTTACTAATAAAACTTAAACCCTATTAAATATTTAACTATATTCAATTTGACTCGATTTATCAATATCTTAGGGACGAAAGTGAGCTAAGCTCCATTCCAATCGTTCGTGTTCAAtgcaaagaagaagaaaacaaagTACATGTATATTTTGCATATGTTAAAATGTTTCCCTTTAGTACAAAGAGATATAGGATTCCATCAGATATTTGCTACAAAGAAATATGCCTATTTCTCTAGTTGAAAAACTCTACCTCAGGACAATGGCAGCGTTTCTGAGAGCCAAATAACGCTGCACATAATCATTTGGAAGTGATCTTATCAGCTTGAACACTTCAGTATTGGCGTAGCGTAGCTTGGTTCTCGGATCAAAGTAAGGTGCCTACACGACAGAAGAGTATTTCATGCTCAATTTTGATGGtcatcaaaatatatcaaatgatAAGGCAGTAAAAATTATCGTGAGAATTTAGTTAAGCAAATATAGAGTTGTAGAACTCGATGGTTGGACTTAAACGATTCGCTGAAGCACGAGCACGTATATGTGACTATCCAATCCAAGAACACACATCCAAACATTTATATAACGGgacattaatttaaaaaaaaataaagaggcTAGAGCCTAGAAGCAAACTGGAATTCACTTCCCAATAGAACACCAATATTCAAGCACAATGCATACCACTGATTTCTCTATCCTTGATAAACAGAGAATAAGACCAAAAATTATTATAGAAAATAACCTCAAATCCAGTTATATCGCAAATTCTTTTGCACGGATGCATAGATGGTGGCGACTCGATGTTGACATCTGCAGACACCCAAAACAAAAAGGAAAATCACTATAAATCCACAAAAGAAAATGTTGAGCCGAAAACTCGACACTAAAAAATTGTCAAAGATTTCATTTTGAAACCCACAATACATGGCATAAAAGGTTTTTCTCTACAATGTTGCTTAACAAGAAACTATAAAGTTTGAATATCAAGTACGGCAATTTCGGACTCCAGGGATACCTCAGTGATGCTCGTCTGGCATAATCGGAAGTCAATCAGTCAATCTAATACAATATATTTTAACAAATAAAAAGTAGACATGTTACAAAACTGATGCAAACAAACAAACAGAGGCGACCAGctcacataaaaaaataaataaaatctatcactctgtatataatatatatatgtagggGGAATCAGATACTTCATATGCTATGCCATATGGTTTATTTGATACATCTCATCAAAGTCATGCACCCAAGTATTTCAGGATTTCATTCAAATAGTAATTGCTTTGGCAATAAAAACAGAGAGAAATATGTGATTTTGATGGTGATGAATATATAAAGCTTTTTCAATGAAACCTCTCCACCAACTTGAGATCAGTCCAACACCCAAAGCAACAAAAGACATTTTGGCGTGCTTTCATTTTTAAACCCACTACTTCCCCGAATATTCAATCCTTCTAAGTCTTGAGATCGAATCTACAGATCTGAATTTTGATTAATAAATCAAGTAACTGACAGCTAATATATTGTCTTATGTATTAGTTTACCATGACTATCAAATTATTCTTTTCGGGCTAGGAATATCAATGAACTTGTAGTCTGCTAGCATCATCTAAGTCACTCACAGTCACACGAGCATAAATTCATAGTATTGAAGTTCAATGTACCTAAATGTTCAATCAAATTATGCAAAGCTCATATTCATATTAATGCATTTTCCAAAGATAATTTCACAAAGCAGCTAAATTTCACATATAATCAATGAAACGACAACCATACAACGAATTGATTGTATGACAAcaattacacacaacttacaaTTCGGTTCATCGGGGGGATAATTTTGGTAATTCTCAGCGGGAATAATCTGCTTGAGATGCTTCCATCTCGCTTTGGTCTGTCCCTTTGGGTACTTATCATATACTTGAATCTTCTTAAACTTCATGTGAGTGGGCAATACCAATTCTGCTTCCACCACTTCCTGCTCCATCTAATTCAACTGCTTCCGAATTATATAAAACTGCGCTAAATCAAATACCAAaaacaatataaaaaaaatttccgacttTTTAATACTAGCTCAATCATCAAAATTTtctatcaaaaaaataataataatggtcAATATTGTATACGGTCGAAAACTTTTGACGAGATTCACTAACCCACCATCATAATTTGGTACAATAATTCTTAGTTTTagaatttaaaaacaaaaagcaAAA
It encodes:
- the LOC140891232 gene encoding NADP-dependent D-sorbitol-6-phosphate dehydrogenase-like, producing the protein MAITLNNGFKMPIIGLGVWRMDGKDIKNLLFHAIKIGYRHFDCAADYKNEAEVGDALAEAFQEGLVKREDLFITTKLWNSDHGHVIEACKDSLKKLRLEYLDLYLVHFPVATRHTGVGTTDSALGEDGVLDIDTTVSLETTWHAMEDLVSMGLVRSIGISNYDIYLTRDCLAYAKVKPAVNQIETHPYFQRDSLVKFCQKHGVCVTAHTPLGGAASNTEWFGSVSCLEDSVLKGLAKKYNKTVAQIALRWGIQRNTVVIPKSSKPDRLEENFLVFDFEIAKEDMELIKSVDRSYRTNQPAKFWGIDLYA
- the LOC140892074 gene encoding polyprenal reductase 2-like, producing the protein MILASLLCAAWIAGILPILIASIPSSKLNAFHSFVLGLAKRGKIMKSSSHKFTVPQKYFCHFYVLAVVWTTILLVFTWMYAYRIAPRVSQPLLYSSIASHLTGFSHDFWFHEGSSSLRKSKHMIWRSVFLLLLMEVQVLRRLFESIYVFKYSPSARMHIFGYLTGLFFYTAAPLSLCSKYASEVLQFVTNLIAEFVVKGKDRMKITEYDVWGHVNPLLLLKWHAWLGAAVFFFGWIHQYRCHAILGSLREDEDQVNDYAIPCGDWFEYASSAHYLAEIVIYGGLVIASGFSDVTVWLLFGFVVANLALAAAETQKWYLHKFDNYPKNRRAIIPFIY
- the LOC140892596 gene encoding protein EIN6 ENHANCER, with amino-acid sequence MEQEVVEAELVLPTHMKFKKIQVYDKYPKGQTKARWKHLKQIIPAENYQNYPPDEPNYVNIESPPSMHPCKRICDITGFEAPYFDPRTKLRYANTEVFKLIRSLPNDYVQRYLALRNAAIVLR